In Streptomyces erythrochromogenes, the DNA window GGGTCAAGAGCAGCTACAGCACGGCCGACGGGGCCGACTGCGTCGAGGTCGCTTGGACCAAGAGCAGCTACAGCACCAACGACGGGCCCGAGTGCGTCGAGGTCGCCCACACCCCCGGCACGGTCCTCGTCCGGGATTCCAAGCGTCCCGCAGGCGCCCGTCTCGCCGTCACCCCCGACGCCTGGGCCGGTTTCGTGGCGCACGCCACCGCGTGAGCGCACTCGACGAAGCCACCGAGGCCGTCTACCGATACCGGCGGCCCGATCCGTGGTGCTGGGAGGTCGTGGTCAAAGCCGTCTGCGACCGTACGCACACCAGCTGGGACGCCGATCACGCGGTGCTCCAGGCCGGCGGAGCCGTCGCCGCGGACGCCGACCTGATCGCCGGGTCCCTCGGCCACGGTTCCGCGTACAGCGACGAACTGCTCATGCTCGCCCTCGCCGGGATGGGCGACCTCCGTGCGCTGCCCGCCCTGCAGCGGCGTGCCGACGCCAACCGCCTCCCGTCCAGTCGTTCCCACGCACGCATCCTGGCTGCCCTGCCCGCAGTGGAGCTGCTCCCCGTGGTGCTGCCCGTCCTGCGGCAGAACCCGGTGCAGCACTACTCCTGCACGGCCCTCCTTGAACTCCTCGCTCTCTGGGGCCCGGCCTCCGCGTCCGCCGTGTCCGAGGTGATCCGGTTCCTGGGGACGGCCGACACCTACGACGCGATGCGCGTGCTCGGCCGGATCGGCCCGCCGGCCGTCGCCACGGCCGACCGGCTGGCCGCGTACGCCACTGGCCGGGGCCGCGGGGTCGGCGGCTCCTACCCGCGCCGCGCGGCCTGGGCGCACTGGAAGGTCACCGGGGACCCCGCCCTCGCCCTCGACGTGTGCGGGGCGGCCGTACGGTCCGGGACGGCGAGCCACGGCCTGCCGTTCCTCGCCGACCTCGGCCCGCTGGCCGCCGTACACACAACGCCCGTGCGCCGCCTGATGGAGTCGCCCGGAGCGTGGACCAGGACGTACGCCGCGCACGCGTACTGGCGGATCACCGGCGACCCGGAGCCGGCCGTGCCGGTGCTGCTGGCGGAGGTGGACCCGGCCTGGGACGGCGATCCCGCCCTACCGGTACGGGAGGCCGTCCGGATCCTGGGGGAGATCGGCGCCCCGGCCGTTTCGGGGGCGTCCCTGCTGCGCAGGATCCTCGCGCAGGAGGAACGGCTCAGCCGGCCCTGGCGCGGCGTACGGATCCTCGCCGATCAGGCGTACGCCCGCACGCTCACCGAAGCCCTGGACAGGATCGAGAGGTGCCGGGAGTGAATTTCACGGTGCGTCGCGCGGGCCCGGGCGACGGGGACGTCCTCGGCGAGATCCACGCCGCCGCCTGGGAGGCGGCGTACGCGCCCTTCTTCGATCCGGGGTTCGCCGCGGACGGGATCGCGAGCAGGCGCACCCGCTGGCACGCACGGCTCGCGGCGCAGGACTCCACGATCCTGCTGGCCGAAGGGGACGGCCGGCCGGTGGCCATGGCCGTCTTCCGCCCGTCCTCGACCAGGCCCCGGTTCGCCGAGATCCTCTCCTTCTACAGCCACCCCGACAGCTGGGGAACGGGCGCGGCCGCGGCCCTGATGACCGGGACGCTGGGGCACCTGAGCGCCGACGGTTTCACCCGCGCACACCTGTGGACCCTGCGCGACACGCCCCAGTCCCGCCGCTTCTACACCAAGGCCGGCTTCACCGAGAGCGGCTCCACCCGCACCTACGACTTCGGTGATGGCAACCCCCTCACCCAGGTCGAGTTCGAACGGGGGTGCTGAGGGCGGCGCGCCGAACTCCGGCGGAATCCGCCTGCCGTTCGCCCGGCGTACCCGCCGACGTCACATCCGGCTCCCTCTCCGGTCCTCCGGGGGCGCTGTTCTTGTGAGCGCTCCAACACCCGCGAACGAAGCAGAGGTCGTCACCCCATGGCAGAACTCAACCGTCGCCGCTTTCTCCAGCTCACCGGCGGCGCAGCCGCCCTGACCATGCTGGGCGAGAGCATCGCGCGCGCCGCCGCCATCCCCGCGCAGGGGACGACGGGCACCATCGCCGACGTCGAGCACATCGTGGTCCTGATGCAGGAGAACCGTTCCTTCGACCACTACTTCGGCGCCCTGCGCGGCGTCCGCGGCTTCGGCGACCCGCGTCCCGTGACCCTGCCGAGCGGCAAGTCCGTCTGGCACCAGGCCGACAACGCGGGCAAGGAGACGCTGCCCTTCCGCCCGCCGTCCGACGACCTCGGGATGGAGTACCTCCAGGGCCTCAACCACGACTGGGCCGGCGGACAGAGCGCCTTCAACAAGGGCAAGTACGACAACTGGGTGCCCGCCAAGACGCCCGCCACCATGGCCCACCTGACGCGCGAGGACATCCCCTTCCACTACGCCCTCGCCGACGCGTTCACCATCTGCGACGCCTACCACTGCTCGTTCATCGGCTCGACCGACCCCAACCGCTACTACCTCTGGTCCGGCCACACCGGCAACGACGGCAAGGGCGGCGGCCCGGTCCTCAACAACGCCGAGCTCGGCTACGACTGGACCACCTACCCCGAGCGCCTGGAGGCGGCCGGGATCTCCTGGAAGGTCTACCAGGACATCGGCGACGGTCTGGACGCCGCCGGCTCGTGGGGCTGGATCAACGACGCCTTCCGCGGCAACTACGGCGACAACTCGCTGCTCTACTTCAACAAGTACCGGGACGCCCGGCCCGGCGACCCGCTCCACGACAAGGCCCGCACCGGCACGAACGCCAAGGCCGGGGAGGGCTACTTCGACCGGCTGCGCGCGGACGTCGCCGCCGGCGCCCTGCCGCAGGTGTCCTGGATAGCCGCCCCCGAGGCGTTCAGCGAGCACTCGAACTGGCCCTCCAACTTCGGCGCCTGGTACATCGCGCAGGTGCTGGACGCGCTGACGTCCAACCCCGACGTGTGGGCCCGTACCGCCCTGTTCATCACCTACGACGAGAACGACGGCTTCTTCGACCACGTCGTCCCGCCGTACGCCCCGGCCGACGCGAACCAGGGCCTGTCGACCACGCCGACCGCCCTCGACGTCTTCCCCGGCAAGGCAGGCTACGTCGCCGGACCGTACGGGCTGGGTCCGCGCGTCCCGATGCTCGTCGTCTCGCCCTGGAGCACCGGCGGCTACTCCTGCTCCGAGACCTTCGACCACACCTCCGTCATCCGCTTCATGGAGAAGCGCTTCGGGGTGCAGGAGCCGAACATCTCGCCCTGGCGGCGCGCCGTCTGCGGCGACCTGACCTCGGCCTTCGACTTCGCACGCAAGGACACCTCCACGGGGTCGCTGCCCGACACCGGCCTGTGGGAGCCGCAGGACCGCGAGCGGCACCCCGACTTCCGGGCGACCCCGCCGGCCGTGGGGGCGATGCCGCGCCAGGAGAAGGGCCAGTGCCGCACCCGCCCGCTGAAGTACGCCCCGTACGTCGACGGTGCGGCCCTCACCGCCGAGGGCAAGTTCCGGCTGACCTTCAGCGGCGGCGCGGACCTGGGCGCGCAGTTCTACGTCACCTCCGCCAACCGCACCGACGCCCCCTGGACGTACACCACCGAGGCCGGCAAGTCGATCTCGGACACCTGGAACACCCGCTACTCGGCCGGCGTCACCGACCTGACCGTGCACGGCCCCAACGGCTTCCTGCGCGGCTTCCGCAACCCCGGCACCACCCCCGGCCCCGAGGTCACCGCCCGCCACAACGCCACCACGGGCAACCTGGACCTCACCCTCACCAATGCCGGGGCGTCGACGGCGACCCTCACGGTCACCAACGCCTACGGCGGAGGGGCCAAGCGCCTCACCGTCGCCAAGGGCGCCACCGTCACCCACAGCGTCTCCCTGAAGAACACGCGACGCTGGTACGACGTGAGCGTCACCTCGTCCGAGACCGCGGACTTCGGCCGCCGCTTCGCCGGGAAGGTGGAGACCGGTGCGGCCGGCCTCTCGGACCCGGCGATCCTGACGGACCAGTCCTCCTCCTGACGCGAGGGACGCGAGAGGCGCGAGAGACGCGAAAGCGCCCGTGTCCCGGAATTCCTCCGGGGCGCGGGCGCTCGGTGTACGGGGTCGGGCGGCTGCGCCCTAGCGGCGGGTGCGGACCCGGTTCAGGAGTTCCGACGCCGGGTGCGGGCCCGTGTGCTCGGGGTGGCGGGGCAGGCGGTGCGGCATCG includes these proteins:
- a CDS encoding DUF397 domain-containing protein, with translation MTIKPSGESLFALTWVKSSYSTADGADCVEVAWTKSSYSTNDGPECVEVAHTPGTVLVRDSKRPAGARLAVTPDAWAGFVAHATA
- a CDS encoding GNAT family N-acetyltransferase; amino-acid sequence: MNFTVRRAGPGDGDVLGEIHAAAWEAAYAPFFDPGFAADGIASRRTRWHARLAAQDSTILLAEGDGRPVAMAVFRPSSTRPRFAEILSFYSHPDSWGTGAAAALMTGTLGHLSADGFTRAHLWTLRDTPQSRRFYTKAGFTESGSTRTYDFGDGNPLTQVEFERGC
- a CDS encoding phosphocholine-specific phospholipase C — translated: MAELNRRRFLQLTGGAAALTMLGESIARAAAIPAQGTTGTIADVEHIVVLMQENRSFDHYFGALRGVRGFGDPRPVTLPSGKSVWHQADNAGKETLPFRPPSDDLGMEYLQGLNHDWAGGQSAFNKGKYDNWVPAKTPATMAHLTREDIPFHYALADAFTICDAYHCSFIGSTDPNRYYLWSGHTGNDGKGGGPVLNNAELGYDWTTYPERLEAAGISWKVYQDIGDGLDAAGSWGWINDAFRGNYGDNSLLYFNKYRDARPGDPLHDKARTGTNAKAGEGYFDRLRADVAAGALPQVSWIAAPEAFSEHSNWPSNFGAWYIAQVLDALTSNPDVWARTALFITYDENDGFFDHVVPPYAPADANQGLSTTPTALDVFPGKAGYVAGPYGLGPRVPMLVVSPWSTGGYSCSETFDHTSVIRFMEKRFGVQEPNISPWRRAVCGDLTSAFDFARKDTSTGSLPDTGLWEPQDRERHPDFRATPPAVGAMPRQEKGQCRTRPLKYAPYVDGAALTAEGKFRLTFSGGADLGAQFYVTSANRTDAPWTYTTEAGKSISDTWNTRYSAGVTDLTVHGPNGFLRGFRNPGTTPGPEVTARHNATTGNLDLTLTNAGASTATLTVTNAYGGGAKRLTVAKGATVTHSVSLKNTRRWYDVSVTSSETADFGRRFAGKVETGAAGLSDPAILTDQSSS